Proteins encoded within one genomic window of Methanosarcina barkeri str. Wiesmoor:
- a CDS encoding COR domain-containing protein: MTNERVVQLISVAKEKNLTNLNLSGNQLTQVPQEIGELKNLTMLDLSENTLTILPQEIGELKNLKTLDLSGNQLIQLPSEIGRLKNLTILNLYDNQLTQLPPEIKELKNLTALTLFNNKLTQIPPEIGKLKNLETLYIYCNQLTQLPPEIGELKNLSILALNKNKLTQLPSEIGNLKNLETLSLYRNQLIELPPEIGKLENLKTLYIDNNKLTILPPEISELKNLITLNLSANPLTSPPPEIVSRGLEAIFTYLNQSKTTENNEAKLVLVGNGEVGKTCLAYRLIYDNFLEDSKITEGINISKWKIPAPDSGNSEIKLNIWDFGGQEIYHATHQFFLTKRSLYLLLWNARKTKDYDNIYYWLHTIEAFGEDSPVILVMSKMNESNDDLNLKDLKNKFPQIVDYLKIDSKDGKGISILKEKISETAWDLPLMKAKWVDSWFKVRQKLEDLNENWINYYRFYDICKSEGLDEKNITVLDDYLNDLGVTLHFKDRLTLKNIVILKPEWATGAFYKILSTKSVLDNEGALPQSELSQIWNTKTYPPSVHPQLMELMNKFELSYELPDKSNYLIPELLPKNEPDNFEWNKEDDLCFYYCYDYFLPSGIITRFIVRMHENLVIKENGMPLCWREGAVLKFQNSSALVKMKPDERQIEIRIKGNNKRWVLGAICSHLDEINASIKKIKVSKQIPCNCSENCPQRYLYEDLLKAEVANLGNLICYKSFKSVPVSLLLDGYSRKEERLREYDYELYGNRPIFVITQKAEAQSKSLSTIKAEQRTNISVDVNIDLKIDLPEIQKEFNKLKKEIKTLNPELGSELDEIQDSLDEVSANSDTDKLNKPLNKVRRILEELNDPDSDYNKVIKGTEKGIEYAQKLGRTYNKFAPWIGIPKVPDPLL, from the coding sequence ATGACAAATGAAAGAGTTGTACAGCTTATTAGTGTGGCTAAGGAAAAAAACCTTACAAACCTTAATTTATCTGGGAATCAGCTAACACAAGTACCACAAGAAATTGGAGAACTTAAAAACCTTACCATGCTTGATTTATCTGAGAATACCCTCACTATACTGCCACAAGAGATTGGAGAACTTAAAAACCTTAAAACACTTGATTTATCTGGGAATCAGCTTATCCAGTTGCCATCAGAAATTGGAAGACTTAAAAATCTTACAATTCTTAACTTATACGATAATCAGCTGACTCAACTGCCACCGGAAATTAAAGAACTTAAAAACCTTACAGCGCTTACATTATTTAATAACAAACTAACCCAAATACCTCCAGAAATTGGAAAGCTTAAAAATCTTGAGACACTTTACATATATTGCAATCAGCTGACACAGCTTCCACCAGAAATTGGAGAACTTAAAAACCTTTCAATACTTGCACTAAATAAGAACAAGCTGACCCAACTGCCATCAGAAATTGGAAATCTTAAAAATCTTGAGACACTTTCCTTATATCGTAATCAGCTAATAGAACTTCCACCAGAAATAGGAAAACTTGAAAACCTTAAAACACTTTACATAGATAATAATAAGTTAACTATACTGCCACCGGAAATTTCAGAACTTAAAAACCTTATAACTCTTAATTTATCTGCCAATCCCTTAACTTCACCCCCTCCAGAAATTGTTTCAAGAGGGTTGGAAGCTATTTTTACCTATCTTAATCAATCAAAAACTACTGAAAATAATGAAGCTAAGCTAGTATTAGTTGGTAATGGGGAAGTTGGAAAAACTTGTCTCGCTTACAGGTTGATTTATGATAACTTTTTGGAAGATTCTAAAATTACTGAAGGAATAAATATATCAAAATGGAAAATTCCTGCTCCAGATTCAGGAAATAGTGAAATCAAGCTAAATATATGGGATTTTGGAGGACAGGAAATATATCACGCAACTCACCAGTTTTTCCTGACAAAACGTTCGCTTTATCTACTTTTATGGAATGCCCGAAAAACAAAGGATTATGATAATATTTACTACTGGTTGCACACGATTGAAGCTTTTGGAGAAGACAGCCCTGTAATACTTGTAATGAGCAAAATGAATGAGAGTAATGACGATCTTAACCTGAAAGATTTGAAAAACAAATTTCCTCAAATTGTCGATTACCTAAAAATTGATAGTAAAGATGGTAAAGGAATCTCCATTTTAAAAGAAAAAATTAGTGAAACTGCCTGGGATCTACCTTTAATGAAGGCTAAGTGGGTGGATTCATGGTTTAAAGTAAGACAAAAATTGGAAGATCTTAATGAAAATTGGATTAACTATTATAGATTTTACGATATTTGCAAATCCGAAGGTTTAGATGAAAAGAATATAACTGTATTAGATGATTATTTGAATGATTTGGGAGTAACTCTTCATTTTAAAGATAGATTAACACTAAAGAATATTGTAATATTAAAACCTGAATGGGCTACAGGAGCATTTTATAAAATCTTGTCCACAAAATCTGTTCTCGATAATGAAGGTGCACTGCCACAAAGTGAATTGAGCCAAATATGGAATACGAAAACGTATCCGCCTTCTGTTCATCCCCAACTTATGGAATTAATGAATAAATTTGAGCTTTCATATGAACTTCCAGATAAGAGCAACTATCTTATTCCTGAATTATTACCTAAAAATGAGCCCGATAATTTTGAGTGGAATAAGGAAGATGATCTTTGCTTCTATTATTGTTATGACTACTTTTTGCCTTCCGGCATAATTACTCGTTTTATCGTGCGCATGCATGAGAATCTCGTGATAAAAGAGAATGGAATGCCTCTCTGCTGGAGAGAGGGAGCAGTATTGAAATTCCAAAATTCTAGTGCTCTTGTAAAGATGAAGCCAGATGAAAGACAAATCGAAATCAGAATAAAAGGTAACAATAAAAGATGGGTTCTCGGAGCTATTTGTAGCCATCTAGATGAGATAAACGCTTCTATAAAAAAGATAAAAGTCAGTAAACAAATCCCATGTAACTGTTCAGAAAATTGCCCTCAAAGATACTTATACGAAGATTTATTAAAAGCCGAAGTCGCCAATCTAGGGAACTTAATATGTTATAAAAGTTTTAAGTCTGTACCTGTTTCACTATTATTAGATGGATACAGTAGAAAAGAAGAAAGACTTAGAGAGTATGATTATGAACTTTATGGCAATAGACCAATTTTTGTAATCACCCAAAAAGCTGAAGCTCAGTCAAAATCACTCTCAACTATTAAAGCCGAACAAAGAACAAATATTAGTGTAGATGTCAATATCGATTTAAAGATAGATTTGCCGGAAATTCAAAAGGAATTTAATAAGCTGAAAAAGGAAATTAAGACCTTAAATCCTGAGCTTGGAAGTGAATTGGATGAGATTCAGGATAGTTTAGATGAAGTAAGTGCAAATAGTGATACGGATAAATTGAATAAACCTCTTAATAAGGTAAGAAGAATACTTGAAGAATTGAACGATCCTGATTCTGACTATAACAAGGTAATAAAAGGAACTGAAAAAGGCATAGAATATGCACAAAAGCTTGGTAGAACCTATAATAAATTTGCTCCGTGGATTGGAATACCTAAAGTTCCAGACCCACTTCTTTGA
- a CDS encoding GNAT family N-acetyltransferase, whose protein sequence is MSRDEAEFAIQMAAGEGWNPGIHDGEIFYETDPDGFFIAEVEGDTIGCSSAVAYDDFFSFFGLYVVKPEFREKGIGMKLTEKSLEYLGNRNIGLDGVLENEKKYQEFMKFKSFYSNLRFEGIGGGKVPDRLVKISDIPFESLLEYDRGMFPAPRSTFLEKWIKQPDSYAFAAVETGKLKGYGVIRKCQSGYKIGPLFADDAITAEEIFLALKASVPDEAIYLDVPEPNKKAMEIANKYGMTVMFKTIRMYSREEPDINIEKVYGVTTFELG, encoded by the coding sequence ATGAGTCGCGATGAAGCCGAATTTGCTATCCAAATGGCAGCCGGCGAAGGATGGAACCCTGGCATCCATGACGGGGAAATTTTTTATGAAACTGATCCGGACGGTTTTTTTATTGCAGAAGTTGAAGGAGATACCATAGGCTGTTCCTCTGCTGTCGCATATGACGATTTCTTTAGTTTTTTTGGTCTCTATGTGGTTAAACCCGAATTCAGGGAAAAAGGAATTGGGATGAAATTAACTGAAAAATCTCTGGAATATCTGGGGAACAGGAATATAGGACTTGATGGAGTATTGGAAAACGAAAAGAAGTACCAGGAGTTTATGAAGTTCAAGTCCTTTTACAGCAACCTGCGATTTGAAGGAATTGGAGGAGGAAAAGTTCCGGATAGACTTGTGAAAATCTCAGACATCCCATTTGAAAGCCTGCTTGAGTACGACAGGGGAATGTTTCCGGCTCCAAGGTCTACTTTTCTGGAAAAATGGATTAAACAACCTGATTCTTATGCCTTTGCAGCCGTCGAAACCGGAAAACTGAAAGGATACGGCGTTATAAGGAAGTGCCAGAGTGGATACAAAATAGGCCCTCTTTTCGCAGATGACGCGATAACGGCAGAAGAAATATTTCTAGCTCTCAAGGCCTCTGTTCCGGATGAAGCCATATATCTGGATGTTCCGGAGCCAAACAAAAAAGCAATGGAAATTGCAAATAAATATGGAATGACTGTAATGTTCAAAACTATCCGGATGTACAGCCGGGAAGAGCCTGATATAAATATCGAAAAGGTTTACGGGGTCACTACTTTCGAACTCGGGTGA
- the ade gene encoding adenine deaminase produces MQTYQGIIVDAIYRRKFKGEIAVEHGKIISIEEKEHDIEQYILPGLVDAHVHIESSMTVPSVFARMAVARGTVAVVSDPHEIANVMGEEGIDYMLEDARKAPLKVFFGVPSCVPATPFESAGAVLDAEAVDRLLAREDLHYLSEMMNFPGVVMEFPEVIAKLESAKKYGKNIDGHAPGLNGTDLQKYVGAGISTDHESFAYEEAVEKIKLGMNILIREGSSARNFDTLYKLIDEYPESVMLCTDDSHPDTLIYEGHIDKLLRRGQEKGLDIYNLIRAAVINPVEHYGLNVGLLREGDPADFIIVDDLKAFNVLKTFIDGSCVYNDGKVLFSVEQAPAKNVFNRNKISVDDVKLAMPASGNNGEQMKKIRVIVAQDGELVTGQELALPKVENGNLISDPARDILKMVVLSRYADDPVQIGFIKNIGLKKGAIASSIAHDSHNIIAVGATDEDIVGAVNRLVENRGGIVVGTADNLIDLPLEVSGLMSTLDGKEVAVRYEQLNEEARKLGTSLMSPFMTLSFMSLLVIPELKLGDKGLFDVTKFEFVELFAGE; encoded by the coding sequence ATGCAAACGTACCAGGGAATTATTGTCGATGCCATTTACAGGCGGAAGTTCAAAGGTGAAATTGCCGTTGAACACGGGAAGATCATCAGTATTGAGGAGAAAGAGCACGATATTGAACAGTATATCCTTCCAGGGCTTGTAGATGCCCATGTGCATATCGAAAGTTCGATGACCGTGCCTTCGGTTTTTGCCCGGATGGCGGTTGCAAGAGGTACGGTTGCAGTTGTTAGCGACCCTCATGAGATTGCAAACGTCATGGGAGAAGAAGGCATTGATTACATGCTTGAGGATGCCAGAAAAGCTCCTCTGAAGGTCTTTTTCGGAGTACCATCCTGTGTGCCAGCCACGCCTTTTGAATCCGCAGGAGCGGTGCTGGATGCGGAGGCTGTTGACAGATTGCTGGCAAGGGAAGATCTTCATTACCTTTCTGAGATGATGAACTTCCCTGGGGTGGTTATGGAATTCCCTGAGGTAATAGCCAAACTGGAATCCGCTAAAAAGTACGGCAAAAATATAGACGGGCATGCTCCCGGTTTGAATGGAACCGATCTCCAGAAATACGTGGGCGCAGGAATTTCAACAGATCATGAATCTTTTGCTTATGAAGAAGCGGTTGAGAAAATAAAGCTCGGGATGAACATACTTATCCGAGAAGGAAGTTCAGCTAGAAATTTCGATACACTGTATAAATTGATAGACGAATATCCCGAATCAGTCATGCTCTGCACCGATGATTCCCATCCTGATACTTTGATATATGAAGGGCATATCGACAAGCTTCTCAGACGCGGGCAGGAAAAAGGACTTGATATTTATAACCTCATAAGGGCAGCGGTTATCAATCCTGTGGAACATTACGGACTTAATGTCGGGCTGCTGCGTGAGGGAGATCCTGCCGATTTTATTATTGTTGACGACCTGAAAGCGTTCAATGTGCTGAAGACTTTTATTGACGGAAGTTGCGTTTACAATGACGGAAAGGTTCTTTTTTCAGTTGAACAAGCTCCTGCAAAAAATGTCTTTAACAGAAATAAAATCTCAGTTGATGATGTAAAACTGGCTATGCCTGCTTCCGGGAATAACGGGGAACAAATGAAAAAAATCCGAGTAATAGTTGCCCAGGACGGAGAACTGGTCACAGGCCAGGAATTGGCACTTCCAAAAGTAGAAAACGGAAATCTGATTTCAGATCCTGCCAGGGATATTTTGAAAATGGTTGTTCTGAGCAGGTATGCTGATGACCCTGTCCAGATCGGTTTCATTAAAAATATAGGCCTGAAAAAAGGAGCTATTGCTAGCAGCATTGCCCATGACAGTCATAATATAATTGCAGTCGGAGCAACGGACGAGGATATAGTTGGAGCCGTCAACAGGCTGGTGGAAAACCGGGGAGGAATCGTTGTTGGAACCGCAGACAATCTTATTGATCTTCCACTGGAGGTTTCAGGCCTCATGAGCACTCTGGACGGAAAAGAAGTAGCTGTAAGGTACGAACAATTAAATGAAGAAGCTCGGAAACTGGGAACTTCGCTTATGTCGCCTTTTATGACACTTTCATTTATGTCGCTTCTGGTAATTCCTGAACTTAAATTGGGAGACAAAGGCCTGTTTGATGTGACAAAATTCGAATTTGTTGAGCTTTTTGCG